A genomic segment from Mus caroli chromosome 17, CAROLI_EIJ_v1.1, whole genome shotgun sequence encodes:
- the Adamts10 gene encoding A disintegrin and metalloproteinase with thrombospondin motifs 10 isoform X5: MMRMSSADSSMESNRVSEVCSELWCLSKSNRCITNSIPAAEGTLCQTHTIDKGWCYKRVCVPFGSRPEGVDGAWGPWTPWGDCSRSCGGGVSSSSRHCDSPRPTIGGKYCLGERRRHRSCNTNDCPPGSQDFREMQCSEFDSVPFRGKFYTWKTYRGGGVKACSLTCLAEGFNFYTERAAAVVDGTPCRPDTVDICVSGECKHVGCDRVLGSDLREDKCRVCGGDGSACETIEGVFSPALPGTGYEDVVWIPKGSVHIFIQDLNLSLSHLALKGDQESLLLEGLPGTPQPQRLPLAGTTFHLRQGPDQAQSLEALGPINASLIIMVLAQAELPALHYRFNAPIARDALPPYSWHYAPWTKCSAQCAGGSQVQVVECRNQLDSSAVAPHYCSGHSKLPKRQRACNTEPCPPDWVVGNWSRCSRSCDAGVRSRSVVCQRRVSAAEEKALDDSACPQPRPPVLEACQGPMCPPEWATLDWSECTPSCGPGLRHRVVLCKSADQRSTLPPGHCLPAAKPPSTMRCNLRRCPPARWVTSEWGECSTQCGLGQQQRTVRCTSHTGQPSRECTEALRPSTMQQCEAKCDSVVPPGDGPEECKDVNKVAYCPLVLKFQFCSRAYFRQMCCKTCQGR; this comes from the exons ATGATGCGGATGAGCAGTGCCGATTCCAGCATGGAGTCAAATCGCGTCAGT GAGGTCTGCAGTGAACTGTGGTGTCTGAGCAAGAGCAATCGGTGCATCACCAATAGCATCCCAGCTGCTGAGGGAACACTGTGCCAAACACACACTATCGACAAAGGG TGGTGCTACAAACGAGTCTGTGTCCCCTTTGGGTCTCGGCCAGAGGGTGTAGACGGGGCCTGGGGCCCTTGGACTCCATGGGGTGACTGCAGCAGGTCATGTGGCGGTGGTGTGTCATCTTCCAGCCGTCACTGCGACAGTCCCAG GCCAACCATTGGGGGCAAGTACTGTCTGGGCGAGAGACGGAGGCACCGGTCCTGCAACACCAAT GACTGTCCACCTGGCTCCCAGGACTTCAGAGAAATGCAGTGCTCTGAATTTGATAGTGTCCCTTTCCGTGGAAAATTCTACACGTGGAAGACATACCGAGGAG GGGGTGTGAAGGCCTGTTCGCTGACTTGCCTAGCAGAAGGCTTCAACTTTTATACGGAGAGAGCAGCAGCTGTGGTGGATGGAACACCCTGCCGCCCTGACACGGTGGACATTTGTGTCAGCGGCGAGTGCAAG CATGTAGGCTGTGACAGAGTCCTGGGTTCTGATCTCCGAGAGGACAAATGCCGTGTGTGTGGGGGTGATGGCAGTGCCTGTGAGACCATTGAAGGTGTCTTTAGCCCTGCTTTGCCAGGAACTG GGTATGAGGACGTCGTCTGGATCCCCAAAGGCTCAGTCCACATTTTCATCCAAGATCTGAACCTGTCACTGAGTCACCTGG CCCTAAAGGGGGACCAAGAGTCTCTGCTACTGGAGGGGCTACCTGGGACCCCCCAACCTCAGCGCCTTCCCCTGGCTGGGACCACATTTCATCTACGGCAGGGGCCGGACCAGGCACAGAGCCTAGAAGCCCTGGGACCCATTAATGCATCTCTCATCATCATG GTGCTGGCCCAGGCAGAGTTGCCGGCTCTCCACTACCGCTTCAATGCACCCATTGCCCGGGATGCACTGCCTCCCTACTCCTGGCACTATGCCCCCTGGACCAAATGCTCAGCCCAGTGTGCAGGCG gcAGCCAGGTCCAAGTAGTGGAGTGCCGAAATCAGCTGGACAGCTCAGCAGTGGCCCCACACTACTGTAGTGGCCACAGTAAATTGCCCAAGAGGCAGCGTGCCTGCAACACAGAACCATGTCCACCAGA TTGGGTTGTAGGAAATTGGTCGCGCTGCAGCCGTAGCTGTGATGCTGGTGTGCGTAGCCGCTCAGTGGTGTGCCAACGCCGGGTGTCTGCTGCAGAGGAAAAAGCCTTAGACGACAGTGCCTGTCCACAGCCACGCCCACCTGTGCTGGAGGCCTGCCAAGGCCCAATGTGCCCTCCTGAGTGGGCAACCCTCGACTGGTCTGAG TGTACCCCAAGCTGTGGGCCTGGTCTCCGCCACCGAgtggtcctttgtaagagtgcAGATCAGCGATCTACTCTGCCCCCTGGGCACTGCCTTCCTGCAGCCAAACCACCATCTACTATGCGATGTAACTTGCGCCGCTGCCCTCCTGCCCGCTGGGTGACCAGTGAGTGGGGTGAG TGTTCCACACAGTGTGGCCTCGGCCAGCAGCAGCGCACAGTGCGCTGCACCAGCCACACCGGCCAGCCATCTCGAGAGTGCACTGAGGCCCTGCGGCCATCCACCATGCAGCAGTGTGAGGCCAAGTGTGACAGTGTGGTGCCGCCTGGAGATGGCCCAGAAG AATGCAAGGATGTGAACAAGGTGGCTTACTGCCCCCTGGTGCTCAAATTTCAGTTCTGTAGCCGAGCCTACTTCCGCCAGATGTGCTGCAAAACCTGCCAAGGCCGCTAG
- the Adamts10 gene encoding A disintegrin and metalloproteinase with thrombospondin motifs 10 isoform X6, translating to MMRMSSADSSMESNREVCSELWCLSKSNRCITNSIPAAEGTLCQTHTIDKGWCYKRVCVPFGSRPEGVDGAWGPWTPWGDCSRSCGGGVSSSSRHCDSPRPTIGGKYCLGERRRHRSCNTNDCPPGSQDFREMQCSEFDSVPFRGKFYTWKTYRGGGVKACSLTCLAEGFNFYTERAAAVVDGTPCRPDTVDICVSGECKHVGCDRVLGSDLREDKCRVCGGDGSACETIEGVFSPALPGTGYEDVVWIPKGSVHIFIQDLNLSLSHLALKGDQESLLLEGLPGTPQPQRLPLAGTTFHLRQGPDQAQSLEALGPINASLIIMVLAQAELPALHYRFNAPIARDALPPYSWHYAPWTKCSAQCAGGSQVQVVECRNQLDSSAVAPHYCSGHSKLPKRQRACNTEPCPPDWVVGNWSRCSRSCDAGVRSRSVVCQRRVSAAEEKALDDSACPQPRPPVLEACQGPMCPPEWATLDWSECTPSCGPGLRHRVVLCKSADQRSTLPPGHCLPAAKPPSTMRCNLRRCPPARWVTSEWGECSTQCGLGQQQRTVRCTSHTGQPSRECTEALRPSTMQQCEAKCDSVVPPGDGPEECKDVNKVAYCPLVLKFQFCSRAYFRQMCCKTCQGR from the exons ATGATGCGGATGAGCAGTGCCGATTCCAGCATGGAGTCAAATCGC GAGGTCTGCAGTGAACTGTGGTGTCTGAGCAAGAGCAATCGGTGCATCACCAATAGCATCCCAGCTGCTGAGGGAACACTGTGCCAAACACACACTATCGACAAAGGG TGGTGCTACAAACGAGTCTGTGTCCCCTTTGGGTCTCGGCCAGAGGGTGTAGACGGGGCCTGGGGCCCTTGGACTCCATGGGGTGACTGCAGCAGGTCATGTGGCGGTGGTGTGTCATCTTCCAGCCGTCACTGCGACAGTCCCAG GCCAACCATTGGGGGCAAGTACTGTCTGGGCGAGAGACGGAGGCACCGGTCCTGCAACACCAAT GACTGTCCACCTGGCTCCCAGGACTTCAGAGAAATGCAGTGCTCTGAATTTGATAGTGTCCCTTTCCGTGGAAAATTCTACACGTGGAAGACATACCGAGGAG GGGGTGTGAAGGCCTGTTCGCTGACTTGCCTAGCAGAAGGCTTCAACTTTTATACGGAGAGAGCAGCAGCTGTGGTGGATGGAACACCCTGCCGCCCTGACACGGTGGACATTTGTGTCAGCGGCGAGTGCAAG CATGTAGGCTGTGACAGAGTCCTGGGTTCTGATCTCCGAGAGGACAAATGCCGTGTGTGTGGGGGTGATGGCAGTGCCTGTGAGACCATTGAAGGTGTCTTTAGCCCTGCTTTGCCAGGAACTG GGTATGAGGACGTCGTCTGGATCCCCAAAGGCTCAGTCCACATTTTCATCCAAGATCTGAACCTGTCACTGAGTCACCTGG CCCTAAAGGGGGACCAAGAGTCTCTGCTACTGGAGGGGCTACCTGGGACCCCCCAACCTCAGCGCCTTCCCCTGGCTGGGACCACATTTCATCTACGGCAGGGGCCGGACCAGGCACAGAGCCTAGAAGCCCTGGGACCCATTAATGCATCTCTCATCATCATG GTGCTGGCCCAGGCAGAGTTGCCGGCTCTCCACTACCGCTTCAATGCACCCATTGCCCGGGATGCACTGCCTCCCTACTCCTGGCACTATGCCCCCTGGACCAAATGCTCAGCCCAGTGTGCAGGCG gcAGCCAGGTCCAAGTAGTGGAGTGCCGAAATCAGCTGGACAGCTCAGCAGTGGCCCCACACTACTGTAGTGGCCACAGTAAATTGCCCAAGAGGCAGCGTGCCTGCAACACAGAACCATGTCCACCAGA TTGGGTTGTAGGAAATTGGTCGCGCTGCAGCCGTAGCTGTGATGCTGGTGTGCGTAGCCGCTCAGTGGTGTGCCAACGCCGGGTGTCTGCTGCAGAGGAAAAAGCCTTAGACGACAGTGCCTGTCCACAGCCACGCCCACCTGTGCTGGAGGCCTGCCAAGGCCCAATGTGCCCTCCTGAGTGGGCAACCCTCGACTGGTCTGAG TGTACCCCAAGCTGTGGGCCTGGTCTCCGCCACCGAgtggtcctttgtaagagtgcAGATCAGCGATCTACTCTGCCCCCTGGGCACTGCCTTCCTGCAGCCAAACCACCATCTACTATGCGATGTAACTTGCGCCGCTGCCCTCCTGCCCGCTGGGTGACCAGTGAGTGGGGTGAG TGTTCCACACAGTGTGGCCTCGGCCAGCAGCAGCGCACAGTGCGCTGCACCAGCCACACCGGCCAGCCATCTCGAGAGTGCACTGAGGCCCTGCGGCCATCCACCATGCAGCAGTGTGAGGCCAAGTGTGACAGTGTGGTGCCGCCTGGAGATGGCCCAGAAG AATGCAAGGATGTGAACAAGGTGGCTTACTGCCCCCTGGTGCTCAAATTTCAGTTCTGTAGCCGAGCCTACTTCCGCCAGATGTGCTGCAAAACCTGCCAAGGCCGCTAG